One window from the genome of Kryptolebias marmoratus isolate JLee-2015 linkage group LG1, ASM164957v2, whole genome shotgun sequence encodes:
- the ydjc gene encoding carbohydrate deacetylase isoform X1 — MIFFLVVPLLTYSLWWPWTKKSRNCLNQWKTTEMPQPRLMLVVTGDDFGYCPRRNQGIVDCFLGGGVSNVSLLVNASAAKQAADLAERFRHRIPIGLHANLSEGAPVSQNLQQVSTLINSQGFFHGKMGFRQALEKGQLSMNQVELELRAQVRQFVKLTGHLPHHMDGHQHVHVLPDIREVFAHVLSDLRILYTRVPVEPGLQNCPWLPEHLQSFYIKVEKDALDSIPVFKRHGIRWPDVYLGLTTMGQNMSFSSLQRAIKQALAAGLSDSRSRSGSEFHQSVVTAELMVHPGYPSYPKEGGCGEGPDDFSQSAERHHELSVLTDPSVLDLYQQERVQLCGFKDLNDLHRPNLHH; from the exons aaaacaacagaaatgccCCAACCCAGACTGATGCTTGTGGTCACAGGAGATGACTTTGGTTACTGTCCCAGGAGGAATCAGGGGATTGTGGACTGTTTCCTGGGTGGAGGTGTTTCAAATGTGTCCCTGCTGGTCAATGCTTCTGCAGCCAAACAGGCAGCTGATCTTGCTGAAAG atTCAGACACAGAATCCCCATTGGGCTCCATGCCAATCTGTCAGAGGGAGCTCCGGTGAGTCAGAACCTCCAACAGGTCTCTACACTTATAAATTCACAGGGATTCTTCCATGGAAAGATGGGCTTTCGTCAGGCCTTGGAGAAGGGTCAGCTCAGCATGAATCAG gtggAGTTGGAGCTAAGAGCCCAAGTGAGACAGTTTGTCAAACTGACAGGTCACCTGCCTCACCATATGGATGGACACCAACATGTTCATGTACTGCCAG ATATCCGTGAGGTGTTTGCACACGTTCTGTCAGATCTAAGGATCCTGTACACTCGTGTTCCTGTTGAACCGGGTTTACAAAACTGTCCATGGCTGCCAGAACACCTCCAAAGTTTCTATATAAAGGTGGAAAAAGATGCTCTGGACTCCATCCCTGTTTTCAAACGCCACGGAATCAG GTGGCCGGACGTGTACCTGGGCCTGACGACTATGGGTCAAAACATGTCCTTCTCTAGCCTGCAGAGGGCGATCAAACAGGCCTTGGCAGCGGGACTTTCTGACAGTAGGTCTAGGAGTGGATCAGAGTTTCATCAGTCCGTGGTTACAGCAGAACTCATGGTTCATCCAGGATACCCCAGTTATCCCAAGGAAGGAGGCTGTGGAGAGGGTCCAGATGACTTCTCTCAGTCTGCTGAGCGACACCATGAGCTGAGTGTGCTCACAGACCCATCTGTTCTGGATCTGTACCAACAGGAAAGAGTGCAGCTCTGTGGCTTTAAAGACCTTAATGACCTTCACCGTCCAAATTTACATCACTGA
- the ydjc gene encoding carbohydrate deacetylase isoform X2, producing MIFFLVVPLLTYSLWWPWTKKSRNCLNQWKTTEMPQPRLMLVVTGDDFGYCPRRNQGIVDCFLGGGVSNVSLLVNASAAKQAADLAERHRIPIGLHANLSEGAPVSQNLQQVSTLINSQGFFHGKMGFRQALEKGQLSMNQVELELRAQVRQFVKLTGHLPHHMDGHQHVHVLPDIREVFAHVLSDLRILYTRVPVEPGLQNCPWLPEHLQSFYIKVEKDALDSIPVFKRHGIRWPDVYLGLTTMGQNMSFSSLQRAIKQALAAGLSDSRSRSGSEFHQSVVTAELMVHPGYPSYPKEGGCGEGPDDFSQSAERHHELSVLTDPSVLDLYQQERVQLCGFKDLNDLHRPNLHH from the exons aaaacaacagaaatgccCCAACCCAGACTGATGCTTGTGGTCACAGGAGATGACTTTGGTTACTGTCCCAGGAGGAATCAGGGGATTGTGGACTGTTTCCTGGGTGGAGGTGTTTCAAATGTGTCCCTGCTGGTCAATGCTTCTGCAGCCAAACAGGCAGCTGATCTTGCTGAAAG ACACAGAATCCCCATTGGGCTCCATGCCAATCTGTCAGAGGGAGCTCCGGTGAGTCAGAACCTCCAACAGGTCTCTACACTTATAAATTCACAGGGATTCTTCCATGGAAAGATGGGCTTTCGTCAGGCCTTGGAGAAGGGTCAGCTCAGCATGAATCAG gtggAGTTGGAGCTAAGAGCCCAAGTGAGACAGTTTGTCAAACTGACAGGTCACCTGCCTCACCATATGGATGGACACCAACATGTTCATGTACTGCCAG ATATCCGTGAGGTGTTTGCACACGTTCTGTCAGATCTAAGGATCCTGTACACTCGTGTTCCTGTTGAACCGGGTTTACAAAACTGTCCATGGCTGCCAGAACACCTCCAAAGTTTCTATATAAAGGTGGAAAAAGATGCTCTGGACTCCATCCCTGTTTTCAAACGCCACGGAATCAG GTGGCCGGACGTGTACCTGGGCCTGACGACTATGGGTCAAAACATGTCCTTCTCTAGCCTGCAGAGGGCGATCAAACAGGCCTTGGCAGCGGGACTTTCTGACAGTAGGTCTAGGAGTGGATCAGAGTTTCATCAGTCCGTGGTTACAGCAGAACTCATGGTTCATCCAGGATACCCCAGTTATCCCAAGGAAGGAGGCTGTGGAGAGGGTCCAGATGACTTCTCTCAGTCTGCTGAGCGACACCATGAGCTGAGTGTGCTCACAGACCCATCTGTTCTGGATCTGTACCAACAGGAAAGAGTGCAGCTCTGTGGCTTTAAAGACCTTAATGACCTTCACCGTCCAAATTTACATCACTGA